The Snodgrassella alvi wkB2 genome window below encodes:
- the lepA gene encoding translation elongation factor 4 — MNLNNIRNFCIIAHIDHGKSTLADRLIEMTKTVSEREMKEQLLDNMELERERGITIKLQTVRMYYQAEDQAEYELNLIDTPGHTDFAYEVSRSLAACEGALLVIDATQGVQAQTIANLKLAQEQNLTIIPVINKIDMPNADVERVTKELEELDGINLDNIILASARTGAGVDNILNAIVKEIPAPSGEQNRPLQALIFDSHYDMYRGVVLHVRIFNGSVTNGQKIKMIKSELEFEALQIGVFLPEMRSVETLVAGEVGYISTNIKVVSNVKVGDTLIDINAPDTPPVPGYKDVKPMVYAGLFPIKNEEQEKLRDAIEKLALNDSAFVYQQENSLALGSGFRCGFLGILHMEIIQERLEREHGIEIISTFPSVEYRVTLTNGQIITVNNPTLLPSFEKIASIEEPFIESAIIIPVENIGEIMNLCQEKRGIFVDMTYLNNKMAELFFKLPISEIAYTFFNSLKSITHGYASVDYRDRCYIASDLVKMDIWLNDEIVDAFSFILPRSSSYERGKQIALKMKHVIPRKLYPMPVQSVVENRVIAREDIPPLRKSVTGKGYSGSLSKKRKIAKNIKDNKVRQRKFGGVDIPQAAFHAVLDIS; from the coding sequence ATGAACCTAAATAATATTAGAAATTTTTGTATTATTGCTCATATTGATCATGGTAAATCTACGCTGGCTGACAGGTTAATTGAAATGACAAAAACGGTCAGCGAAAGAGAAATGAAAGAGCAATTATTAGATAATATGGAGCTTGAAAGAGAGCGCGGTATTACTATTAAGCTCCAGACTGTGCGCATGTATTATCAGGCCGAAGATCAGGCTGAGTATGAACTTAATTTGATTGATACACCCGGTCATACTGACTTTGCCTATGAAGTTTCCCGCAGTTTAGCCGCTTGTGAAGGGGCATTATTGGTGATTGATGCCACACAGGGAGTGCAGGCTCAGACTATTGCTAATTTAAAATTAGCGCAGGAACAGAATTTAACGATTATTCCGGTTATCAATAAGATTGATATGCCAAATGCGGATGTAGAACGTGTTACCAAAGAGCTCGAAGAGCTGGATGGGATTAATCTGGATAATATTATATTGGCTTCGGCCAGAACAGGGGCCGGAGTCGATAATATTCTGAATGCTATTGTTAAAGAAATACCGGCACCTAGTGGTGAGCAGAATCGTCCTCTTCAAGCTTTAATTTTTGATTCGCATTACGATATGTATCGTGGTGTAGTTCTGCATGTCCGTATCTTCAATGGTTCGGTGACTAATGGTCAGAAAATTAAAATGATCAAAAGTGAACTGGAGTTTGAAGCATTACAGATTGGTGTATTTCTGCCTGAAATGAGGTCTGTTGAAACGCTTGTTGCGGGCGAGGTAGGTTATATTTCTACTAATATAAAGGTGGTGTCCAATGTGAAAGTTGGTGATACATTAATTGATATTAATGCACCAGACACTCCGCCCGTACCCGGATATAAAGATGTTAAACCCATGGTATATGCAGGCTTGTTTCCTATTAAAAATGAGGAACAGGAAAAGCTGCGCGATGCGATAGAAAAACTGGCTCTGAATGATTCGGCCTTTGTTTATCAACAGGAAAATTCTCTGGCACTTGGCAGTGGCTTTCGATGTGGCTTTCTAGGCATTTTGCACATGGAAATTATTCAGGAAAGACTTGAACGGGAGCATGGTATTGAAATTATTTCTACGTTTCCCAGTGTTGAGTATCGAGTAACGCTTACGAATGGCCAGATAATAACGGTAAATAATCCGACATTGTTACCGAGTTTTGAAAAAATAGCTTCCATTGAAGAACCCTTTATTGAGTCAGCCATTATTATTCCTGTGGAAAATATTGGCGAAATTATGAATCTGTGCCAGGAAAAGCGAGGCATATTCGTTGATATGACCTACCTCAATAATAAAATGGCGGAACTATTTTTTAAGCTGCCGATTTCTGAAATTGCCTATACTTTTTTCAATTCACTAAAATCCATCACGCATGGTTATGCTTCAGTTGATTACCGCGACAGATGTTATATTGCGTCTGATCTTGTGAAAATGGATATCTGGCTGAATGATGAAATAGTAGATGCATTTTCATTTATTTTACCGCGCAGCAGTAGTTATGAACGCGGTAAGCAAATAGCTCTGAAAATGAAGCATGTGATTCCGCGCAAGTTATATCCCATGCCAGTTCAGTCTGTGGTTGAAAACAGAGTTATTGCGCGTGAGGATATTCCGCCCTTACGAAAAAGCGTAACCGGAAAAGGATATTCCGGCTCTCTATCCAAAAAGAGAAAAATTGCTAAAAATATAAAGGATAATAAAGTCAGACAACGTAAATTTGGCGGTGTAGATATTCCTCAAGCTGCATTCCATGCAGTGCTGGATATTAGCTGA
- a CDS encoding MerR family transcriptional regulator, whose translation MVDLQDCILSIANNGQLSLKPKYSVTEAAQILGLSAHTLRYYDSLNLFPFLQRDLYDKRFFSDADLQWAKLIECLRNANMSIKDVQHYVELCLQGDKTLDQRLNIISQQEQKLFDTMETLKKQIALLRFKKEYYENAKLKKDLDK comes from the coding sequence ATGGTGGATTTACAGGATTGTATTTTATCAATAGCCAATAATGGGCAGTTAAGCCTCAAACCCAAATATTCCGTAACCGAAGCGGCTCAAATTCTTGGATTATCAGCACATACTCTGCGCTATTACGATTCCCTTAATCTATTCCCGTTCTTACAGAGAGATCTGTATGACAAAAGATTTTTTTCAGATGCAGATTTACAATGGGCTAAATTAATCGAGTGTTTACGCAACGCCAATATGTCCATAAAAGATGTTCAACACTATGTAGAGCTCTGTTTGCAAGGAGACAAAACACTGGATCAGCGGCTGAATATAATTAGCCAGCAAGAACAAAAGCTGTTCGACACCATGGAAACATTAAAAAAGCAAATAGCATTGTTGAGATTTAAAAAAGAATACTATGAAAATGCTAAACTCAAAAAAGACCTTGATAAATAG
- a CDS encoding ABC transporter ATP-binding protein produces the protein MKPCNNSPAFRLWQLTFKNKILIILSCLFSVLSVATAFIPFISVYYIVYELIMSLANKDVLNNGLIIHYGWLAFIAAALSLFFNFLALCFSHIAAFKTLYYLKYNFVRYLSYLPLGFYTEHSSGELRKIVDDDIEKIEIFIAHQLPDMVGSFATPIIILIILAVFDWRLGLATLVPIILAYIVLISGYRRKDIKNHMQEFQNRLIDMSNASVEYIRGIAVVKAFNQTFFSFKRFYESIKAYQVFCLKFTDCFKYHMAFFLLILNNIYLFILPVIIFLLGSVDNYANFILASIFYLIFSLALPAPFLKLMYVSQGLQKAVKSVENMDSVLNVKPLAEPEFGLEVNHYDIGFNDVTFAYNKIQGSEASENNALNHISFTAKQGTTTALVGLSGSGKSTVSLLIPRFFDPDEGSITIGGVDIKQMKSEYLLSLVSFVFQDVFLFKQTILDNIKIGKPDARLDEVIAASKAAQCHEFIEKLPDGYQSVIGTKGLHLSGGEMQRLAIARALLKNSPILILDEATSFADPENEYKIQLALKVLMQGKTVIMIAHRLSTIKDANQIVVLDKGRIVEKGTHEQLIDKHHTYYKMWQYYKQTLNWQMYQSGQDDEVAYV, from the coding sequence ATGAAACCGTGTAATAACAGTCCTGCTTTTCGACTTTGGCAACTCACCTTTAAAAATAAAATTTTAATTATTTTATCTTGTTTATTTTCAGTTTTAAGTGTTGCTACTGCTTTTATCCCTTTTATTTCGGTTTATTATATTGTTTACGAATTAATAATGAGTTTAGCCAATAAGGACGTATTAAATAACGGGCTTATTATTCATTATGGTTGGCTGGCTTTTATTGCGGCTGCATTGTCGCTATTTTTTAATTTCCTTGCACTCTGCTTCTCGCATATTGCTGCGTTTAAAACGCTTTACTATTTGAAATATAATTTCGTTCGGTATTTATCATATTTACCATTAGGATTTTATACTGAACATTCGAGTGGAGAGTTACGAAAAATCGTTGATGATGATATTGAAAAGATAGAAATTTTTATTGCTCATCAACTCCCTGATATGGTTGGTTCGTTTGCGACTCCGATTATCATTTTAATTATTTTAGCTGTTTTTGACTGGCGTTTAGGGTTGGCAACGCTAGTACCCATTATTTTGGCTTATATTGTTTTGATAAGCGGCTACCGTCGTAAAGATATTAAAAACCATATGCAGGAGTTTCAAAATCGACTCATTGATATGAGTAATGCTTCAGTTGAATATATTCGTGGTATTGCTGTTGTAAAAGCTTTCAATCAAACTTTTTTCTCATTTAAACGCTTTTATGAGTCAATCAAAGCGTATCAAGTATTTTGCCTTAAGTTTACTGATTGTTTTAAATATCATATGGCATTTTTTCTACTGATATTAAATAACATCTATCTTTTTATTCTCCCGGTAATAATTTTCTTACTCGGTTCTGTAGATAATTATGCAAATTTTATCTTAGCTTCTATTTTTTATTTAATTTTCTCACTGGCGTTACCAGCGCCTTTTTTAAAACTGATGTATGTTTCTCAGGGCCTTCAAAAAGCAGTTAAAAGCGTTGAAAATATGGATAGTGTTTTAAACGTAAAACCTTTAGCTGAACCCGAATTCGGTTTAGAAGTAAATCATTATGATATTGGTTTTAATGATGTCACTTTTGCCTACAATAAGATTCAGGGTAGCGAGGCTTCAGAAAATAATGCGCTAAATCACATTTCGTTTACGGCAAAACAAGGAACAACTACTGCTCTGGTTGGGCTTTCCGGCAGTGGTAAAAGTACAGTTTCATTGCTTATTCCTCGCTTCTTTGATCCTGATGAAGGTTCGATAACGATTGGTGGTGTAGATATTAAGCAAATGAAAAGTGAGTATTTATTGTCGTTAGTGAGTTTTGTGTTTCAGGATGTTTTTCTCTTTAAACAAACTATTTTAGATAATATTAAAATCGGCAAACCCGATGCCCGGTTAGATGAAGTTATTGCCGCCTCTAAAGCTGCACAATGTCACGAATTTATTGAAAAGCTGCCAGACGGCTATCAGTCGGTAATAGGTACTAAAGGACTGCATCTTTCAGGCGGTGAAATGCAACGTTTAGCAATCGCCCGCGCATTATTAAAAAACTCACCTATTTTAATTCTTGATGAAGCCACTTCTTTTGCTGATCCTGAAAATGAATACAAAATTCAGCTTGCCTTGAAAGTTTTGATGCAGGGTAAAACCGTTATTATGATTGCTCATCGTTTATCAACAATAAAAGATGCAAATCAAATTGTGGTATTAGATAAAGGTCGAATTGTTGAAAAAGGAACGCATGAGCAGCTAATTGATAAGCATCATACCTATTACAAAATGTGGCAATACTATAAGCAAACATTAAATTGGCAAATGTATCAGTCTGGTCAAGATGATGAGGTGGCATATGTTTAA